The following coding sequences lie in one Zingiber officinale cultivar Zhangliang chromosome 2B, Zo_v1.1, whole genome shotgun sequence genomic window:
- the LOC122045248 gene encoding isocitrate dehydrogenase [NADP]-like, whose translation MAFEKIKVANPIVEMDGDEMTRVFWKSIKEKLIFPFLDLDIKYFDLGLPHRDATDDKVTIESAEASLKYNVAIKCATITPDEARVKEFNLKSMWKSPNGTIRNILNGTVFREPIICKNIPRLVPGWTKPICIGRHAFGDQYRATDAVIKGPGKLKLVFEGKEEEVELEVFNFTGAGGVAISMYNTDESIHSFAEASMATAYQKKWPLYLSTKNTILKKYDGRFKDIFQDVYETQWKSKFEAAGIWYEHRLIDDMVAYALKSEGGYVWACKNYDGDVQSDFLAQGFGSLGLMTSVLVCPDGKTIEAEAAHGTVTRHYRVHQKGGETSTNSIASIFAWSRGLAHRAKLDDNARLLDFTEKLESACVGTVESGKMTKDLALLIHGSSVTRAHYLNTEEFIDAVASELRARISA comes from the exons GGGACGAAATGACCCGAGTCTTTTGGAAATCAATTAAAGAAAAG CTCATTTTTCCATTCTTGGACCTGGATATCAAATATTTTGATTTGGGCTTACCTCACCGTGATGCCACAGATGATAAAGTCACAATAGAGAGTGCAGAAGCCAGTCTTAA ATACAACGTAGCAATCAAATGTGCAACTATTACTCCAG ATGAAGCTCGGGTTAAGGAGTTCAACCTGAAATCAATGTGGAAAAGCCCTAATGGGACAATCAGGAATATTTTGAATG gaaCTGTATTTAGAGAGCCAATTATTTGCAAAAACATTCCGCGTCTTGTTCCAG GATGGACAAAACCAATTTGCATTGGAAGGCATGCCTTCGGTGATCAATACCGAGCAACTGACGCAGTAATCAAAGGACCTGGCAAGCTCAAATTAGTTTTTG AAGGAAAAGAAGAGGAAGTTGAACTTGAGGTGTTCAACTTCACTGGAGCAGGTGGAGTTGCCATATCGATGTACAATACGGATGAG TCAATTCACTCCTTTGCTGAAGCTTCCATGGCTACTGCTTATCAAAAGAAATGGCCACTTTATCTCAGCACTAAGAATACAATTTTGAAGAAATATGATGGAAG GTTCAAAGATATATTCCAAGACGTTTACGAAACTCAATGGAAATCCAAGTTTGAGGCTGCAGGAATTTG GTATGAACACCGTCTCATTGATGACATGGTTGCATATGCACTCAAGAGTGAAGGTGGCTATGTATGGGCTTGCAAAAACTATGATGGAGATGTGCAGAGTGATTTCCTAGCTCAAG GTTTTGGTTCTCTTGGTTTGATGACGTCAGTGCTG GTGTGCCCAGATGGGAAGACCATTGAAGCTGAAGCTGCACATGGAACAGTTACCCGCCATTACCGTGTTCATCAGAAAGGTGGTGAAACTAGTACAAACAGTATAGCCTCTATCTTTGCCTGGTCAAGAGGGCTTGCCCACAG GGCTAAGTTGGATGACAATGCTAGATTGCTTGATTTCACCGAGAAGCTGGAATCTGCTTGCGTCGGAACGGTTGAATCTGGGAAGATGACCAAAGATCTGGCGCTTCTCATTCACGGATCCAG TGTCACTAGAGCCCATTATCTGAACACTGAAGAGTTCATCGATGCTGTGGCATCTGAGCTGAGAGCTAGGATTTCTGCATAA
- the LOC122045249 gene encoding transcription factor GTE4-like, which produces MDSGPLPAATADDGVGESRRWADCKVYTRRNRTKKNTPSAVQDPQPSSRETLAENPQPSPVGTLDENPQPSSRETLTTTKTKDDLQSSLHQPPAAEPPSGHQPLVSLHPVSDNEPFSLNRPCPEGTIVLDIKASAPHENGSLENGRDEPSQLELLKIRQKLLADLAQVRDLFKRLEARQIELFAVHVDGDGGAPSQFSANHGNTTMSGKRAPALVEADSVDPPAAHSYFDIPVPPNVSGKNSIANSMLVDEVFSVPAAGGTGARSQLSVNHATSPVAIQRAPVVFDALPNSPALLPFRPRLSIIVPHGAGTRNNISELPLQKEKRTPKANQYFHSSDFILGKDKIPPPPSLKKSKTSKSKKNFTESDYKTSPEKKVYTSAFKSCRALLEKLMKHKFGWVFNKPVDVDGLGLYDYFLIIKHPMDLGTVKSRLADHFYETPEEFAEDVRLTFRNAMTYNPDGQDVHFMAREMSNIFEERWLVIETEFTDQLHHLYSVNKKRAPPLRGTMERSDSTVHPIVVDLRKEQNQYHHFDRPIALKKPKAKDLYKREMTLKEKQTLSRHLESLPPEKLDLVVEIIKKRNFALSQHDDEIEVDIDSVDTDTLWELDRFVSNYKKTLSKHKRKAELAMLARAEAEHLSQERMNGEGPDPVASSAQQTDEAMQDQNDVAAHLVVGGVNNGNDAIGSSSSSGSSSDSSSDSDSDSGSSSSYESDAPH; this is translated from the exons ATGGATTCCGGCCCCCTTCCCGCCGCTACCGCGGACGACGGCGTCGGTGAGAGTCGCCGGTGGGCCGACTGCAAGGTATATACGCGGAGGAACCGTACCAAGAAGAACACTCCAAGCGCGGTCCAGGATCCGCAGCCGTCATCCCGAGAAACCCTAGCCGAGAACCCTCAGCCCTCACCCGTCGGAACCTTAGATGAAAACCCTCAGCCGTCATCCCGAGAAACCCTAACGACGACAAAGACCAAGGACGACCTTCAATCCTCCCTCCATCAGCCTCCGGCGGCGGAACCTCCTTCTGGACATCAGCCTCTGGTCAGTCTCCACCCCGTGTCGGATAACGAACCCTTCAGCCTCAATCGTCCATGCCCGGAGGGGACGATCGTGCTTGACATCAAGGCCTCCGCCCCTCACGAAAATGGCTCGTTGGAGAACGGGAGAGACGAACCATCGCAGCTGGAGTTACTGAAGATCCGGCAGAAGCTCCTCGCTGATCTCGCTCAGGTGAGGGATCTTTTCAAGAGGCTTGAGGCCCGTCAGATTGAGCTCTTTGCTGTGCATGTGGATGGTGATGGTGGAGCTCCTTCTCAATTCTCAGCTAATCATGGGAATACTACTATGTCAGGAAAGAGAGCACCAGCCCTTGTTGAAGCTGATTCGGTGGACCCTCCCGCAGCACATTCCTATTTTGACATCCCAGTGCCTCCCAATGTCAGTGGAAAGAATAGCATAGCTAACTCGATGCTGGTGGATGAGGTATTTTCTGTCCCTGCTGCAGGTGGTACCGGTGCCCGTTCTCAACTTTCTGTGAACCATGCGACATCACCTGTGGCAATTCAGAGAGCACCTGTTGTCTTTGATGCTCTTCCAAACAGTCCCGCTCTTCTCCCCTTTCGTCCCCGGCTCAGCATCATAGTGCCACATGGTGCTGGTACTAGGAATAACATCAGTGAATTGCCCTTACagaaggagaagagaacaccTAAGGCCAACCAATACTTTCATAGTTCAGATTTCATTTTGGGTAAGGATAAGATTCCTCCTCCACCATCTCTGAAGAAGTCCAAGACCAGCAAAAGCAAGAAGAATTTTACAGAATCAGATTATAAGACATCGCCTGAAAAGAAAGTATATACTAGTGCCTTCAAGAGCTGTCGGGCATTGCTGGAGAAGCTCATGAAGCACAAGTTTGGATGGGTGTTTAATAAACCAGTAGATGTTGATGGTCTTGGTCTCTATGATTATTTCTTGATCATTAAGCACCCGATGGACCTTGGCACTGTAAAATCTCGCCTTGCTGATCATTTCTATGAAACTCCAGAAGAATTTGCAGAAGATGTCAGACTTACTTTCAGGAATGCAATGACGTATAATCCTGATGGCCAGGATGTTCATTTCATGGCACGGGAGATGTCCAACATCTTTGAGGAACGGTGGCTTGTGATTGAGACTGAGTTTACAGATCAATTGCACCACTTATATTCAGTCAATAAGAAAAGGGCTCCTCCTTTAAGGGGAACTATGGAAAGGTCAGACTCCACAGTGCATCCGATAGTTGTTGATTTGCGAAAAGAACAAAATCAGTATCACCATTTTGACCGGCCTATTGCTTTGAAGAAACCAAAGGCTAAAGACTTGTACAAGAGGGAGATGACATTGAAGGAGAAGCAAACTTTAAGTCGTCACTTGGAGAGTCTGCCGCCGGAAAAGTTGGATTTGGTTGTGGAAATTATTAAGAAGAGGAACTTTGCTTTGAGTCAACATGATgatgagattgaagtggataTTGATAGTGTGGACACAGATACGCTCTGGGAACTTGATAGATTTGTGTCAAATTATAAGAAGACATTAAGTAAGCACAAAAGGAAGGCAGAGCTAGCGATGCTGGCTAGGGCTGAGGCAGAGCACCTCAGCCAAGAAAGAATGAATGGAGAG GGTCCTGATCCAGTTGCTTCATCAGCACAGCAAACTGACGAAG CAATGCAAGACCAGAATGATGTTGCTGCTCATCTAGTTGTTGGAGGAGTGAACAATGGCAATGATGCAATTGGATCAAGTAGTTCCAGTGGATCTAGCAGTGATTCAAGCTCGGATAGTG ACTCTGACAGTGGAAGCTCCTCGTCATATGAATCAGATGCGCCACATTGA